The DNA region CAAATTCATAGCCAACTGGTAATAGCAgatgcaaagaagaaagatgaaggaaaatatcactgcGTTGCAAATAATACTGTGGGAGAAAAAGCATCCAACCCGGCTTTCTTGTCCATCGAGGATTTAGGTGAGACGTATGCTGTATATTACTTCTTAACTTGGCACCAGGTTTAATAACGGAaggaccatttttttgtttgtaaagggaagaaagaaactttaaagaaattttggtcCAAGGGAAACAGTTTTagaattcacaaaaattaagttctctttttaaatttgaaaatccttaaaTAATGCACggtatttctctttcatttctcttactCCTTTTTTTATGTTCCCCTAACACAATTTTTACTGTCATCTGGAATTGTCGGTGTCAGCTTTCCTGCCACCAGAGACTGTCGAGGATCCAAAGAACCAAACCGTCGTTGCTGGTTTCAACGTAACTTTAAACTGCACCGCCAAAGGTTCTCCCATGCCATCCATCACATGGATAAAGAACAACGATCCACTTGCTATACAGTCCAACCCAAGAATAAAATACGTTAAGACTGCCCTGGACGACAAACAAATTCATAGCCAACTGGTAATAGAAgatgcaaagaagaaagatgaaggaaaatatcactgcGTTGCAAATAATACTATGGGAGAAAAAGCATCCAACCCGGCTTTCTTGTCCATAGAGGATTTAGGTGAGACGTATGCTGTATATTTCTTCTTAACTTGACATCAGTTTTCTCATAGAACGACCATTTTTACCTTtagagaatgatgaaaaaaactttaaagaaattttggttaaaGGGAAAGAGTTTTAGAATTCACAAAatttaagttctctttttaaatttgaaaatccttaaaTAATGCACGGTATTTCTCTTCATTCCTCTTACTCCTTTTTTATGTTCTACTAACATATTTTTTACTGTCATCTGGGATTGTCGGTGTCAGCTTTCCTGGCACCGGAGACTCTCGAGGATCCAAAGAACCAAACCGTCGTTGCTGGTTTCAACGTAACTTTAAACTGCACCGCCAAAGGTTCTCCCATGCCATCCATCACATGGATAAAGGACAACGATCCACTTGCTATACAGTCCAACCCAAgaataaaatacattaagacTGCCCTGGACGACAAACAAATTCATAGCCAACTGGTAATAGCAgatgcaaagaagaaagatgaaggaaaatatcactgcGTTGCAAATAATACTGTGGGAGAAAAAGCATCCAACCCGGCTTTCTTGTCCATCGAGGATTTAGGTGAGACGTATGCTGTATATTACTTCTTAACTTGGCACCAGGTTTAATAACGGAAGgaccattttttgtttgtaaagggatgaaagaaactttaaagaaattttggtcCAAGGGAAACAGTTTTagaattcacaaaaattaagttctctttttaaatttgaaaatccttaaaTAATGCACggtatttctctttcatttctcttactCCTTTTTTATGTTCCCCTAACACAATTTTTACTGTCATCTGGAATTGTCGGTGTCAGCTTTCCTGCCACCAGAGACTGTCGAGGATCCAAAGAACCAAACCGTCGTTGCTGGTTTCAACGTAACTTTAAACTGCACCGCCAAAGGTTCTCCCATGCCATCCATCACATGGATAAAGAACAACGATCCACTTGCTATACAGTCCAACCCAAGAATAAAATACGTTAAGACTGCCCTGGACGACAAACAAATTCATAGCCAACTGGTAATAGAAgatgcaaagaagaaagatgaaggaaaatatcactgcGTTGCAAATAATACTATGGGAGAAAAAGCATCCAACCCGGCTTTCTTGTCCATAGAGGATTTAGGTGAGACGTATGCTGTATATTTCTTCTTAACTTGACATCAGGTTTTCTCATAGAACGACCATTTTACCTTtagagaatgatgaaaaaaactttaaagaaattttggttaaaGGGAAAGAGTTTTAGAATTCACAAAatttaagttctctttttaaatttgaaaatccttaaaTAATGCACGGTATTTCTCTTCATTCCTCTTACTCCTTTTTTATGTTCTACTAACATATTTTTTACTGTCATCTGGGATTGTCGGTGTCAGCTTTCCTGGCACCGGAGACTCTCGAGGATCCAAAGAACCAAACCGTCGTTGCTGGTTTCAACGTAACTTTAAACTGCACCGCCAAAGGTTCTCCCATGCCATCCATCACATGGATAAAGGACAACGATCCACTTGCTATACAGTCCAACCCAAgaataaaatacattaagacTGCCCTGGACGACAAACAAATTCATAGCCAACTGGTAATAGCAgatgcaaagaagaaagatgaaggaaaatatcactgcGTTGCAAATAATACTGTGGGAGAAAAAGCATCCAACCCGGCTTTCTTGTCCATCGAGGATTTAGGTGAGACGTATGCTGTATATTACTTCTTAACTTGGCACCAGGTTTAATAACGGAaggaccatttttttgtttgtaaagggatgaaagaaactttaaagaaattttggtcCAAGGGAAACAGTTTTagaattcacaaaaattaagttctctttttaaatttgaaaatccttaaaTAATGCACggtatttctctttcatttctcttactCCTTTTTTTATGTTCCCCTAACACAATTTTTACTGTCATCTGGAATTGTCGGTGTCAGCTTTCCTGCCACCAGAGACTGTCGAGGATCCAAAGAACCAAACCGTCGTTGCTGGTTTCAACGTAACTTTAAACTGCACCGCCAAAGGTTCTCCCATGCCATCCATCACATGGATAAAGAACAACGATCCACTTGCTATACAGTCCAACCCAAGAATAAAATACGTTAAGACTGCCCTGGACGACAAACAAATTCATAGCCAACTGGTAATAGAAgatgcaaagaagaaagatgaaggaaaatatcactgcGTTGCAAATAATACTATGGGAGAAAAAGCATCCAACCCGGCTTTCTTGTCCATAGAGGATTTAGGTGAGACGTATGCTGTATATTTCTTCTTAACTTGACATCAGGTTTTCTCATAGAACGACCATTTTTACCTTtagagaatgatgaaaaaaactttaaagaaattttggttaaaGGGAAAGAGTTTTAGAATTCACAAAatttaagttctctttttaaatttgaaaatccttaaaTAATGCACGGTATTTCTCTTCATTCCTCTTACTCCTTTTTTATGTTCTACTAACATATTTTTTACTGTCATCTGGGATTGTCGGTGTCAGCTTTCCTGGCACCGGAGACTCTCGAGGATCCAAAGAACCAAACCGTCGTTGCTGGTTTCAACGTAACTTTAAACTGCACCGCCAAAGGTTCTCCCATGCCATCCATCACATGGATAAAGGACAACGATCCACTTGCTATACAGTCCAACCCAAgaataaaatacattaagacTGCCCTGGACGACAAACAAATTCATAGCCAACTGGTAATAGAAgatgcaaagaagaaagatgaaggaaaatatcactgcGTTGCAAATAATACTGTGGGAGAAAAAGCATCCAACCCGGCTTTCTTGTCCATAGAAGATTTAGGTGAGACGTATGCTGTATATTACTTCTTAACTTGACATCAGGTTTTATCATGGAAcgaccatttttttctttggaaaggGATGAAAGAAACTTTGGCAAAAGGGAATGTgctttagatttttttaaatttaggcAATTTTTAAATATACTCAAATAATGCACagtatttccctttctttcctCTCACCGGGtatcaacattttttatttgtttcccgTACTTCTTTCACATCTTTGCTTTCAGACAACTGGGCGAGGATTGTTGAGGATCCGGTGAACCAAACTTGTGTGATTCgttgaatttacttacattCTATAGCGCCGCTAACAATATACCTAGGGCGCAGTTTTCCACGCAATGTGCGTTGCCTAGGCCTCgtttgaagtttttttgccgttttttgtCAAGGTTAGTTTTAAGCTAAGGATTTAGAGGCTATCTTTTAAGAAGCACTAACTTCGAATCGTCGCCGGATAGTTTCTCGTATTTCAAATCGTTGTTTACAAGAATATAGGAAATCTGGACGCATACAGGTTGTTGTGTCGTATTTATTTACGCCAAGCGTAGCTGGCCCCTACATAATTCAAAATTAGAGTTCATATGTCAAGATCTGTTCACAAGAGTGGTTCGATATCAGCTGACcggcaaaaaggaaagaaaatccgCCAGTAATTCGAAGGTAAAAGTTGTGTTTGAAGAATCGCACGTATAGTAACTCGACAAGTTGCCGAATAAATTGTCAGAAGTCAACGCGTTTAGGAGCGACGAGAGCGGTGGAAATTTGGATGTATAGCCATCGTTAGCCATCTTTAGGCTATGTGGATTTAACTTCTGTTAGCGAATATCTTCGAGGTTCAATTATGGAAACTAGGAAGAAAGCACCGAGCGAGATTTTGAATGAAGAGGAAGTCAACACCGAGAGAGAGCTGTTCATGCTGGGCGTCGGAGAGCTGGACATTTAGGAGAACCGTGGAAACGTCGAAATGTCGTGCAAGACTTGATTACAAGCCCAGGGGTTGGAAAACAGAAGTAGAAGAAACCGTTGCCAGGTATGAAGAATGAATGGAGGGAGTaaaagaagacagaagaaaAAGAGGCCCCCATCTGTGTCCAATTTTGGTCACTGGCGTCAGCTTCAGGAGGGAATCTCACTCCTTAGTTAGCTCTGTGACTCGAGACTCTCCTTAACTAACTACAACACCTGCACTTGACGCAATTCAGCCACCATTGTACTCTATTGCGAGTTTATCACCAGCGATTTTCCAGTCAACACCCGCTTATTACTGTGCCCCAAGAACAAGTCTAACTGCAACAGCAACTGAAGTCTACCCAGCGTTTGTTTCACAGCAGACCCACCTTTGCAAATGCAGTACCCGTACCTCTCTCCTTCGTCACTGACCTCTGCACAGCAGTCAGAAGCTGCAATTGCACAAGGGATCAAGCAAGGTCCATCCCTACCAAAAGTAGAGTTAATAAAGTTCGGTGGGGATGTCTTAAAAGGAAGTGGGTCAATAAAGCAGGAGATCTCATCAAGGGCAAAGGTCGAGCTGCGTATTTGGATTTCGTTAGTTTTGTTAGAGAGGCAGCACACCGTGTCAACAATGGATGTGGAAAAGAACTGAAGTTTTCTCCGTGTGCCGAGAGAGAAAGTAAAGAATCTGGCAAAGAGCGTGTATAATTCGTTGAATCGTGTACTTACACACCATTGCGCCGCTAACAATATACCTAGGGTTTCAGTTTCTCACACCATGTACATTGCTTGGGCgttgtttgtggtttttttgccgttttttgttaagtttagtttttaacAAAGGATTTTGAGGCAATCCTGTAAGAAGCAGCAACATCGAATCGTCGCCAAATAGGTCCTCGAATGTAAATCGTTGTTTacaagaatacaaggaatctGAACGCATACAATTTGTTGTGTCGTATTTATTTTCGCTAAGCGTAGCTGGCCCctacaaaactgttttttttcggTTCCAATGTAACTTTTAAACTGTTCTGCCGCTGGTCTTCCGAAGCCAAATATCACATGggtcaagaaaaataatttgaatgcTGCAAACTCAAACCCAACTTCAAGAGTCATTCCAATTTTTACTAGATGACAAAAACATCATGCAAAACCAGCTGTCACTAGGAGGAGTAAAAGAAGAAGACGACGGCAAATATAATTGTGTTACAAAGAGCAGCGCTGGAGAAACACCATCGAAATATGCGTTCTTGTCCATTAAGCATCTAGATGAGGTCGCAGATTGGTACAGTTTGTAACTTTACGTTCAATTTCCGTGAGGGGCAATTATGTAACATAGCTCAGTATGAAATTTCACACGAACgataagtaattaaaaaatttctcaagtttGCCGACTCTCACTGTATGcgatttttcctctttttttatttgatgtaTCCAGCAACAGCGTCATCGAGAAAAGATCGGCATCGTTCAGTCTCCTTGATTACTGCGCTTAGTGTATTTGGTGGCATCATAATGACAATCATGTGCGGGTGCACCATGGCGTTTCTCTATCGACGTGCAAGACCAAATAACCAGGTATTTTTCATAGATTGtttaacccctaggagtgactagcatctaacttctcctaacaatatcacccgcaaatcacacattaaggtaatgagaataagggaaatggtCTCTAATTCGAGAAGCTctggattatgaaacaaattctcctcatcagcacctaaGGGAATGTATGGGGAGCAATaaggggaatatgcatactgatgttatggtggaaaagttaaaaattaactttgtcCAACTCTCAAAacgatattttttcttcaactaaATTGCTGCTAAATTAAATCGGAAAGAATACTCAAGGAGGTGAACAaactattttttgttgttgttttgaacGACTGGTATTTCGATTACCAAGTCATTAGTGACCATGAACTGTTATCAGTTGAAGATATTGACATTCTATCCATTTCAATAACAGGAAAACAGGGATGAGGAAGATATGATCTGCATGGCCAACAACGATTTGGCTGAGGGAATAGCGGAAGATGAGAATCATAATACGAACGTTTCAGCGCCTTAGTGATAAATGTTGTCGCTCCGCTGGTAGATGATGAAAAGCAAAATACCAATATGCGACCAAAGAGAAAAGACCCCACACAAGACGATGGGAGTGTCAATTCGATGCGCTTAGAGGGAAGCAAGATTCCTACTCCACCAGAGGTTGgagaaaaaatttcacaaatccCATCTTTGATCAAAAACACCAGGCAGAAAAGTAGTTAAACTCACGCAGTGGTcatttaagaggctgtctctcttatttccaccagGTCAATTTCGCGTCAAAAgtaattttgcctgaaactctgtcaacagaaagactttacctaggaaaggactaaattagatttggtttgattcaaaataattttctgactgcattaggggccataattatttcccagttcATAAGGACCGTTGTAACGTCTCGAAGATTGaaaaatagatagatagatagatagatagatagttaaTTACAACTCATTAATTAATTTcctaattaaaaactgttacaGAATGACAAATTACAAGCATGTGTCGAATTCCTatgtaaaataagaaacaaattaatatcTAATTATCACCTACGATAAACATAACTTAAGAGAAAGCTATTCTTGCATCTTTCAGTTTTACACCTCGGACgaataaatgttctttgttcTCTCAGATAGTAGCCAGGTTGGTATTTGCTTGGAAGTAGTTTATGAAGACTGTGAGATTGATTTGCACATATTTCATTGAACAACTTTGGCTGCGATTGCCTCTCTTCTATCATACAGCGTTAAAAGTCTAGGTAATTTCCAGAGCCTTGGCATACGAAAGCTCGGGATAAATAATCTTCATAGCACGTTTTTGAAGTCTTTCTAGGTCTTCGCTTAAATAACTTGTTAAAGCGCGATGGAAAACTGGGCTGCCGTACTCCCAGAGTACACCGAATGCATGTAATGTAAAATAGAAGAAGCTCTTTTGTGGCGACATGCGATCTCTTCAACTGTCTTAGAAAATATAGTCTTGTAGAAACCCTTCCTAACTAACTCTAACATATGGGCATTCCATTTTAAATCACTACTTATATTGAGTCCTAATAATTTTATACTTTTCACAGTCTCAAGGGTCTGACGGTTTAACCCAGATAGGATCAAATTCTGGTTCGTTTTTTGCGAAGCTAATCCtaagctctttacatttcctttcgTTTAACTGAAAACCTTCATCCCTTGCTTGTATTGCGAGATCGTCTACGATTTGCCTGAATACAGCTCTCTTGGCCATTAGCTATCACCTCTgaaattgtggtatcatccacATATTTCCACATCTCTGCTTCTCCTGCATTCAGATCATTaatcataattaaaaataaccgTGGCCCAAGCTTGGTCCCCTGTGGGACACCAGCTGGAATGTAACGCCATTCGGAGAATCAATCCTCGACTAGTTTAACTCTCTGTCTTCTATCCGATAAAAGTCAACAATCCAGCATAATATGTGGTTCGGAATATCGTAATCTAAGATGTTTTGATCAATAAGATCGAACGCTTTACGGAAATCAAATAGAACCACCCTAATCACGGCCGAATTCCCATCGGAGCTGAGGTGTCAGTTTTGGATCATGCTAACAAGTGCGTGCGTAGTGCATGATTTAGGTATTGTCCCATATTGTCTTTTGTCGATTTTCTTTAACACGGCAGGTATCATAAAATTCATGAACAAGTAATCTTCTGCCATCTTGGAAAGGATAGGCGTAAGGGAGATAGGGCGAAGGTGCTTATTGATGTCTTGGATGGTCTTTGGCTTGGGGACAGGGACGATATCTGCCTCTTTCCAAGATAAGGGCAAACGGCCTTCACGAAGGGAGGCATTCATGATATCCCTGATGGATGGCGCCAAAAGATCCGCATTCCTCCTTTAGGAGCCATCCGGGGAAACCGTCCGGTCCTTGTGTGCCTTAGCTGGATTAATAGAGCATAACTTTCTAAGATAGAAAACGCTGATATTGGTGAGAAATCCTCATTCATAGTTCTGCTCGAAGACACAAAATCGTCTCCCCTAAATTAGATTGGGGTAAAGcgattttgtttcaaaataggcatattttgtaacattgtaaatatttgattcgcatagttaagccacagaatttatatcagattgcttaaacctgtctagtttgccaagaaagttagaatttgccctctcaatatatttgaaaggCGAATTTTATCATATTCTGACCACTtgaaatcgccatcggccgataGCCGTagataaccttgatttagacgctaagtttttgggatttgggacctggttgacgactctatcctacacagccgtaATTtaagacctttataggcaaaaatatgcaaaaacccctatacattttcgatttttcaaagttatgaccgtttgcatcagcacatgtacgagtATTCGCGATTTTTTTcacctacaccaaaatcgaaccactggaacagatttcgtcataaatacagcttacccgctttgcagcccggcttcatgactcacttcagaatttttctaataaccaaattggtgaaatccatgataacctCAACAAATGCTAGGTATTGCCTTtgaaaagtaggcggcatccatagcgattcgtggtatcaaaacaaatgtcagaattggccacatttcgcggtgaatcacaCCATTTAACGTCGCtacagagctgaatttttttccaaaatcagaatatatactctccatgtctggaagctgagggggAAATTAAGGTTTAGGCtactgaagtgaagaaataatcgcttaaatttagaacACGACGATCCAGTTCCATGCTGTACTGTTTTCACAAagtccgcacaaaagagaagaccgctgataaCTTGTGTTGTACGTTGTGCCAtacggttttgttttgtatcccatttacatcccaatgtaatatttgggGAGGAAaatttggatgaaaagaataaatgcttgtACCTGGAGTTTAATATGATATAATTAATactcaatttcaaatatcctgagcttgcttcaGTCTCGgtccgcgtcgattgtgtccacagatcagcaacctgtcaatagccggagaaatcggctaccGACTTGATAAAAACTttgacacatgcttcgtatgaacagatgttataagtgttgcttttggtaaatttttaatcgttttcatcaaaacattgcacttactactagatattataataattacactataacaacgccttcagaacttgatatcggaacCAAAGGGAGTTTATATCTGTAAagcatattctacactttcagccaccgtTTACATAAGTCTAACTGAAGAAACACAttgacaatcactaatcacgtccgaaagtttgtctatgaggatcttttttttttggtctctCGATTTTAACAGGGACTCAAAATCACTAGCAGAAGGGCTcttcaacaaaaccacatttgATTTGTCTGAAGTGTGTTCACAGAGGTTATACGCGTCCGTAGCAGATTCGGATTTGAGACTGTTAatctctttgtttaactttgtCTATTAACCAATCTTATATCTCGGAATCTTCTGGACGCATTGGACAGTCATTCCTTCCTTCCATTCCAGCGATATCCCGATCACGAACCCTGATCTTTCGTCGCCTATGCTGCTATAGCCGAGAGAAAAAGCGCTGTAACTTGGCCTCTTTGTCCGCCACTGTTCTCTAGTGAACTaaaacgtgcatttgattcaaattttccaGCATTTCGCATGTCCATTGCAACTTGGTACTGGGCTCTGCCTTTCGGCCCAGTTCTTCCTCCAAGTGTAACCGTGTCCGTTAGGTATTCTTTTTCcccttctctgaaaatctaacgctgcccCCTTGGTTTTGCTTACGGCCTCCATCTCTGTTCATGTTAGAGATCGAGTGGGGTGAAGTATCCCACGGGAGAAGTGGAGTGGTGTACTGGAATCTAAGGTGCGAACAGCCTCGAACACTCGATAACCAGCGGTAATCGTAGCGATGATGAACTTAAGGGCCCAGTCCCTTTTTGATTGTGGGCCATCAATAACTGGCCTAAAACCTGCTATTGACTGTaacacctcccccccccccgttttttccccttttccaCACCATACCCTCATACAACCACCCCCCCCCGCGCCTGTCCCACTCCgcccccccccgccccccccccctgtTTTTCCCTTCTCCCTCCCCTGTTTTCTGGTTTCCTTTCCAAACGTTTCAGGTGCAGCTCTAGCTGCGAAAAAAcgtttcgaacacttcaacacatccaagcacagagcattcaaacaatggcgGTGTGTACTCTCTGTATTCCTTGCTGTCCCTTTGAACGACGCGTTGACCCTACGCTTTTCACGAGAATCATAAAACCTTTGAGATTCCATGGTTTGAAGGGAGGTTTgaccttggtgcttgatataagaaaattacgtcatatggaatgtacttATTCGCTTTACCGAATGCAATTGGCTGCCCTCTTAAGGTTTTGTTATCCTTATACCCCGGGGTTACTCCTCGTTAATATTTTCGGATAGGGGAATGTGTTTGCAAAGGTTGTTTGAACTCTGACTATTCAGGACATCAAAAGGACGAAAACTGGATGCTATGCCCCTCGCCTTATTATATCAATGTAACACAAAAGGGGACTTTGTGTCAAATGTATAATACATAGGTCAAACAACAGAAGGAATGTATACCCTTGCATCACGGCGTAAACATTGGTGTTCAAATTAACTGTCTAAGTTTATTTACTCTCGTATCCGCCTTGCGTgttatgacataaaaaaaaatgcttttgtaaaCATGTAGATTTTAGAGATAGGTCGGGTAGTAAACCCAATTGTATTACGCATTTTTCAGTGTGAGTGTGCTCTGTTTGTTTCCTCCCCGTTTATCTACATAATTGACTAACGTTACAATTTTGGGGTGGTGTTTGGGAAACTTAGGGTGTAGATTTCAAGTTTTTGCTTTAGAGCAAGTGTTACCAGTCAAAGTATGATTTAACTTAATCAAGTTGTCACGTTATGCTGTGCACATGGGCCATCTATGTGGTGATCACGGTACGGTATCTTGGGACGAAATCACagcagtttgttttgtttaatactCACTTACGTGCGAGCTTTGGCCCAAATGTTAATCAATTCCAAATACTGAATTCTTGAACATTTAAACCGCACCTCCATATATGTTTTAGATATCATCTTGACTTCAAATCAACCTGCCCCACATTTCAGGTGACAAATACCTGGTTAGTTAAGCTTATAATTTACATTCAAAAAATCATACCTCAATTGGGAACCCTATGTTGGCAAAACGAGTTCATACAAAGATAGTGATTTATGTTCCCTCGACATGTCGTAGAGGAACTGCATTTCTAGTAACTTACAGCTGTCCGGGCCGTTTGTGCAGCAGGGTACTGGCAGAGTGCGACCGTGAGTCCGCCAGTTTTTTTACATTATGTTTCCTCTATGACTATTTCGCAGATTCCAAAGTATCGTTAAGTCTTGATCAGGGAATGGTCGTGTGGCAAGCCTGAC from Pocillopora verrucosa isolate sample1 chromosome 1, ASM3666991v2, whole genome shotgun sequence includes:
- the LOC131774398 gene encoding hemicentin-1-like, which gives rise to MLETHWLRDARNCLLLLLVTSALSNFPSAETTKKCNTKAVIPEIDISSSPPSRTLFVGEALNLTCIAWPRSEDVLFPRRRIKYIQWYDPQNSPVGFKCKHYHPVKELRCALMLKGLTLAQFGNYTCQAENDYVGYCRRKTVEIGQAFLAPETLEDPKNQTVVAGFNLSLNCTAEGSPMPSITWIKNNDSLAIQSNPRIKYIKTVLDDKQIHSQLVIADAKKKDEGKYHCVANNTVGEKASNPAFLSIEDLAFLPPETVEDPKNQTVVAGFNVTLNCTAKGSPMPSITWIKNNDPLAIQSNPRIKYVKTALDDKQIHSQLVIEDAKKKDEGKYHCVANNTMGEKASNPAFLSIEDLAFLAPETLEDPKNQTVVAGFNVTLNCTAKGSPMPSITWIKDNDPLAIQSNPRIKYIKTALDDKQIHSQLVIADAKKKDEGKYHCVANNTVGEKASNPAFLSIEDLAFLPPETVEDPKNQTVVAGFNVTLNCTAKGSPMPSITWIKNNDPLAIQSNPRIKYVKTALDDKQIHSQLVIEDAKKKDEGKYHCVANNTMGEKASNPAFLSIEDLAFLAPETLEDPKNQTVVAGFNVTLNCTAKGSPMPSITWIKDNDPLAIQSNPRIKYIKTALDDKQIHSQLVIADAKKKDEGKYHCVANNTVGEKASNPAFLSIEDLAFLPPETVEDPKNQTVVAGFNVTLNCTAKGSPMPSITWIKNNDPLAIQSNPRIKYVKTALDDKQIHSQLVIEDAKKKDEGKYHCVANNTMGEKASNPAFLSIEDLAFLAPETLEDPKNQTVVAGFNVTLNCTAKGSPMPSITWIKDNDPLAIQSNPRIKYIKTALDDKQIHSQLVIEDAKKKDEGKYHCVANNTVGEKASNPAFLSIEDLATASSRKDRHRSVSLITALSVFGGIIMTIMCGCTMAFLYRRARPNNQENRDEEDMICMANNDLAEGIAEDENHNTNVSAP